In Drosophila yakuba strain Tai18E2 chromosome 2R, Prin_Dyak_Tai18E2_2.1, whole genome shotgun sequence, a single genomic region encodes these proteins:
- the LOC6530974 gene encoding sex determination protein fruitless, translating to MGGPTAPVASSGEVGQTYCLRWNNHQTNLVQILHALHEVGSYVDCSLVVDDEQFQAHRVVLAANSPYFQHILKDVPQDHCSIILPGVKGFEIAALLQYMYTGETTVTKSQEPEILRTAKELQVKGLYDNLMKFNHASVTPTSSSGAGGAKPQNGSASNHSSSVISTSTHISPSAAISSSCSPPPPPQFGYQPGYSHYPQQQPMSASQIPAGEAPLTPTQATPHSAASGAGEAGGQWPLTPSAAAAMLNSVYESAADMNPLKRKKLSAISSMLLSGNRDTPILRNVLAQANPADSSQPGPMNANGEKTPTHPHQNTQLPTGLGVSGGERNHSFNGSDYGGDKEPLSPYTDRSFEEETGQSGGKKPEWKRYKQYTRADMMCAIQAVREGMSALQASRKYGLPSRTLYDKVRKLNITTGRGTHRTPKRSPPGAESSQGFSYSAAAAAAAHNYGHGHGHGHHSEVKRDQKVDHVPAHHGMPPTIPPSAAALLDHAFLQQALENRGGDMAGREALHAMALAAAAHAAANRLSSSPAEMDQRSNGHGMRSPSPQGRHYPHEQEAMDLEMEKHEQNIIKRERDQDEREDADDEEDHEQEHVEDLSLARKERPPSPYSPQPTEGGGGVIMHASSASANGKDHEDYPSSPQFVPIGLKRELLEGEDAQARAD from the coding sequence ATGGGCGGCCCAACGGCGCCGGTGGCCAGCAGCGGCGAGGTGGGTCAGACGTACTGCCTCCGCTGGAACAACCATCAGACCAATCTGGTACAGATTCTGCACGCCCTGCACGAGGTGGGCAGCTATGTGGACTGCAGCCTGGTGGTGGACGATGAGCAGTTTCAGGCCCATCGCGTCGTTCTGGCGGCCAATTCACCATATTTCCAGCACATCCTCAAGGATGTGCCGCAGGACCACTGCAGCATTATTTTGCCGGGAGTAAAGGGCTTTGAGATTGCCGCCTTGCTGCAGTACATGTACACAGGCGAGACGACGGTGACCAAGAGCCAGGAGCCGGAGATCCTGCGCACGGCCAAGGAGCTGCAGGTTAAGGGTCTGTACGACAACTTGATGAAGTTCAATCATGCCAGCGTCACGCCCACCTCCAGTTCGGGAGCTGGCGGAGCCAAGCCCCAGAACGGATCAGCATCCAACCACTCCTCATCCGTGAtctccacatccacacacatcTCGCCCAGTGCCGCCATCTCGAGCAGCTGCtcgccaccaccgccgccgcagTTTGGCTATCAGCCGGGCTACAGCCACtatccgcagcagcagcccatGTCGGCCAGTCAAATTCCGGCCGGTGAGGCTCCACTGACCCCCACCCAGGCCACGCCCCACTCGGCAGCCTCGGGAGCGGGAGAAGCCGGCGGGCAGTGGCCACTGACACcctccgccgccgctgccatGTTAAACTCTGTCTACGAATCAGCCGCCGATATGAATCCTCTCAAGCGCAAGAAGCTGTCGGCCATTTCCAGCATGCTTCTTAGTGGAAATCGCGACACACCCATCCTGAGAAACGTTCTGGCCCAAGCTAATCCCGCTGACTCCTCGCAACCCGGACCCATGAATGCCAATGGCGAGAAGACGCCTACTCATCCGCACCAGAATACCCAGCTTCCAACCGGATTGGGAGTAAGTGGGGGCGAGCGCAATCACAGCTTCAATGGCTCCGACTACGGCGGCGACAAGGAACCCCTTTCGCCCTACACAGATCGTTCCTTTGAGGAGGAGACCGGCCAGTCCGGCGGCAAGAAGCCGGAATGGAAGCGGTACAAGCAGTATACCAGAGCGGACATGATGTGCGCCATCCAGGCGGTGAGGGAGGGCATGAGTGCCCTGCAGGCGAGCAGGAAGTATGGTCTGCCCAGTCGTACCCTCTACGACAAAGTCCGTAAGCTGAACATCACCACGGGACGTGGCACCCACCGCACACCCAAACGCAGTCCTCCGGGAGCTGAGTCCTCACAGGGCTTTTCGTATTCCGCTGCGGCAGCCGCTGCTGCCCACAACTacggacatggacatggacatggccatCACTCGGAGGTGAAGCGTGATCAGAAGGTGGACCATGTGCCCGCCCATCACGGCATGCCCCCAACCATTCCACCCTCGGCTGCGGCCCTCCTGGATCACGCTTTCCTTCAGCAGGCTCTGGAGAACCGTGGTGGTGACATGGCCGGCCGCGAGGCTCTCCATGCCATGGCTTTGGCCGCAGCCGCCCATGCCGCTGCCAATCGCCTGTCCAGCAGTCCGGCGGAGATGGACCAGCGCTCCAATGGCCATGGAATGCGGTCGCCAAGTCCGCAAGGTCGTCACTATCCGCACGAGCAGGAGGCCATGGACTTGGAGATGGAGAAGCACGAGCAGAATATAATCAAGCGGGAACGCGATCAGGACGAGCGTGAGGATGCGGACGATGAGGAGGATCACGAGCAAGAGCACGTGGAGGATCTGTCGCTGGCCAGAAAGGAGCGTCCACCATCGCCCTACTCGCCCCAGCCAACCGAGGGTGGTGGCGGCGTGATCATGCACGCCAGCAGTGCGTCCGCCAATGGCAAGGATCACGAGGACTACCCATCCTCGCCGCAATTCGTTCCCATTGGGCTGAAGAGGGAGCTGTTGGAAGGCGAGGACGCTCAGGCCCGGGCCGACTGA